Genomic segment of Myxococcus xanthus:
AGGCGGTCTGGGCCTTGGTGGAGAAAGTCGCTTCCGGCCGCAGCACGGTGCTGGTGACGGGGGAGAGCGGGACGGGCAAGGAACTGGTGGCGCGGGCCATCCATATGCGCGGCACTCGAGCCGCGCGTCCCTTCCTGCCCTTCAACTGCGCGGCGTTGAACGAGGGGACGCTGGAGAGCGAGCTCTTTGGGCATGTGAAGGGGGCATTCACTGGCGCGACCACCGACCGCTCTGGCCTCCTGGTGGCCGCAGGCGATGGCACCGTCATGTTGGACGAGGTCGGGGAGATGCCGCTCGCGACGCAGGTGAAGCTGCTTCGTGTGCTCCAGGAGCGGAAGGTGAAGCCGGTCGGCAGCGCCGCGGAGATTCCCTTCCAGGCGCGTGTCATCGCGGCAACGAACCGGCGGCTCGAAGCCGAAGTAAAGGCCGGACGCTTTCGTGAGGACCTCTTCTACCGGCTCAACGTCATCACGTTGGAGCTGCCTCCACTGCGCGAGCGTTCCGGCGACGTGTCGTTGCTGGCGAACTACTTCCTGTCCAGACTGTCGGAGGAGTTGGGGCGACCCGGTCTGCGTTTCTCCCCCGAGACACTGGGGCTATTGGAGCGCTATCCCTTCCCAGGCAACGTGCGGCAGCTGCAGAACATGGTGGAGCGGGCCGCGACCCTGTCGGATTCAGACCTCCTGGGGCCCTCCACGCTTCCACCCGCAGTGCGGGGCGATACAGACCCCGCCGTGCGTCCCGTGGAGGGCAGTGAGCCAGGGCTGGTGGCGGGCTTCAACCTGGAGCGGCATCTCGACGACAGCGAGCGGCGCTATCTCGTCGCGGCGATGAAGCAGGCCGGGGGCGTGAAGACCCGTGCTGCGGAGTTGCTGGGCCTTTCGTTCCGTTCATTCCGCTACCGGTTGGCCAAGCATGGGCTGACGGATGACTTGGAGCCCGGGAGCGCTTCGGATGCGTAGGCTGATCGACAGTTATCGTCAGCGTCACTGCCGAATTTTGTCAGCCCTGGACCCATCCTCGCCGAGGGGATTGTTCCAAGCCTTGAGAATTGGGGGGCTTGGAGTGCGCACCTGGGTTGGCATGCGTAGTGCTAATCCCATCCGCGGGCGCAGTGCCCCCCGTTGCAACCTTCTCTGAGGACCCCCATGCGCGTCTCGCGATTCAACCCCCGCAACCGTGGCTTCACGCTCATCGAGCTCATGATCGTGGTCGCCATCATCGGCATCCTGGCCGCCATCGCCATCCCGAACTTCATCAAGTTCCAGGCCCGCTCGAAGCAGTCCGAGGCGAAGACGAACCTCAAGGCGCTGTACACCGCGCAGAAGTCGTTCTTCTCCGAGAAGGACCGTTACTCCGACTTCGCCAACGAAATCGGCTTCGCGCCGGAGCGCGGCAACCGTTACGGCTACCGTGTGTCCGCTGCGGCGGGCGATTGCGAGGTGCGCAATGCGGCTGACCTTCCGGTGCCTGCTGCCGGCGTTCCGTGCATCTCCAACGACTCGTTCCGCTTCGGTGCCAACAGCGCCATCGACGATCCGACCCCGGTTGTCGCCCGCTTCGTGCCCCAGGGCGCTGCCGGGTGGAACACGACCCTCGGTGTGCAGCCGACCATCGCAGACTGCCCCAACTGCAACTTCTTCGCTGGTGCGCGTGGCAACGCGGACAACGAGGCGACCTTCGATGACTGGGTGATCGCCGGTTTCGAGGGCTCTGGCCAGGTGGGTCCGTGCTCCGAGGCGGGTAACGTTGCCTCCGGTACCCCCTACAACACGCGCAACGACGTCGCCTGCGACGGCGCGGCCCAGTAACTCGCATTCCTTCAGTGGAATGAGCAGTGGAGGGTCCACTGTTCTTCGGGCCGCTCTCCCCCAGGAGGGCGGCCTTTCTCAATTCTACAACCCCAGGGAACTCATGCGGAGCGTCGTGCTGTGTCTGGCTGTTTGCGCCATCGCAGTGATGGCAGAGAAGCCGGCCAAGCCATTGCGGACGAAGGATGGGCCCATCCTCCCCCGGCGAGAGTTCCTCGAAATCGTGGGGGCGGCGCAGAAGCCGCTGTTGGCCGACTTCTACTGGCTCCAGTCCATCCAGCAGGTCGGCCGTGCGAACACGGACACGGAATACCGGGACGTGTTCTTCTACGCGGATCTGGCGACGGACCTCGATCCCAAGTTCAGGTACGTCTACGAGTGGGGTGCCATCACCACCCCCGTCAACCTGGGGAGGGACGAATGGGCGAACACGGACCTGTCATCCCGGCTGCTAAGCAAGGGGCTGGTTGAGTTCCCGGACGACCGCCGGTTCCTGTTCCAACTGGCCTACAACAAGATGACGTATGACAGGGACTACAAGACAGCTGCCGACCAGCTCATGAAGTTGTCGAAGTACCCTGAGACGCCCCCCTATCTGCTGCAACTCGCCACGCGCCTCTATGCGCAGGCTGGCAGCATCGATATGGGGCTTCAACTGGCGCAGATGCTGCGTGACGGTGCGGAAGACGACGAGTCACGAGCCTTCTACGAACACCGCATCAAGGAACTACTTCGAGAGCGCTTGCTGACGCAGATCGACGAGGCTGTTGCGGCCTACCAGCGTGACCGGGGAGAACGCCCCAAGGCGGTCCCTGTCTTGGTGCGCGCGGGCTACTTGAGGGCCATGCCCATAGATCCGCTGGAGGGACAGT
This window contains:
- the pilA gene encoding type IV pilin protein PilA; translation: MRVSRFNPRNRGFTLIELMIVVAIIGILAAIAIPNFIKFQARSKQSEAKTNLKALYTAQKSFFSEKDRYSDFANEIGFAPERGNRYGYRVSAAAGDCEVRNAADLPVPAAGVPCISNDSFRFGANSAIDDPTPVVARFVPQGAAGWNTTLGVQPTIADCPNCNFFAGARGNADNEATFDDWVIAGFEGSGQVGPCSEAGNVASGTPYNTRNDVACDGAAQ
- a CDS encoding ABC transporter, which gives rise to MAEKPAKPLRTKDGPILPRREFLEIVGAAQKPLLADFYWLQSIQQVGRANTDTEYRDVFFYADLATDLDPKFRYVYEWGAITTPVNLGRDEWANTDLSSRLLSKGLVEFPDDRRFLFQLAYNKMTYDRDYKTAADQLMKLSKYPETPPYLLQLATRLYAQAGSIDMGLQLAQMLRDGAEDDESRAFYEHRIKELLRERLLTQIDEAVAAYQRDRGERPKAVPVLVRAGYLRAMPIDPLEGQFFIDRQGRARSTSGIYRLEMFDQKKKDELREDIAAGGIQFDLPEEMP
- a CDS encoding sigma-54-dependent transcriptional regulator, encoding MTSVQGGDLGSRGHILVVDDELSMREYLELLLQREGYSVTSVASVKAACDVLALDGVDLVISDLKLGTGSGLDVLRAARARSASPEVVLITAYGTPAAAVEAMREGAYDYICKPFDNEELRLLVQKALEKRTLRQENSGLRARLFPGLDGAVGQSERMQAVWALVEKVASGRSTVLVTGESGTGKELVARAIHMRGTRAARPFLPFNCAALNEGTLESELFGHVKGAFTGATTDRSGLLVAAGDGTVMLDEVGEMPLATQVKLLRVLQERKVKPVGSAAEIPFQARVIAATNRRLEAEVKAGRFREDLFYRLNVITLELPPLRERSGDVSLLANYFLSRLSEELGRPGLRFSPETLGLLERYPFPGNVRQLQNMVERAATLSDSDLLGPSTLPPAVRGDTDPAVRPVEGSEPGLVAGFNLERHLDDSERRYLVAAMKQAGGVKTRAAELLGLSFRSFRYRLAKHGLTDDLEPGSASDA